Genomic segment of Tissierellales bacterium:
ATTGCCTTCTGGCCATGCTAATGGGGTAATACATTAAACCGACTAATATAATTAAAAACATCATTCGATTATAAGCCTTGCTATTTCTAAAATCTCGATAGAAATTTAATACTCTTTGATTTATCATATATTCAACCCCTTTTTTAATAGTTTACTACCACGTGCAATCAAGAATACCACCTGTTGCATTCCAATTTCGTACCTCTATCGAGAGCCATACCAACATATTATTTGCAATCACTTTTTACTCACCTATCATTTTGTCTTTCTTCATCCTAATTGCTACCTGTATATATTCGTCACATGAACATTTATGAAATAAGAAAATTTGTTAAAAGGTACAAAAATGCCTAAAATTATACTAACATCAATCTATTAATAACATTTTTTAATCGCCCCTATATCATCCTTAGGGTTTATTTCTATTTTAAAACTTCCATTCTTCCCTTTGCCATATATATTAATGGAAAATTTACTAGACTTTTTAAATACTAGATCTACATCATGTTCTTCATTAATATCAAAATCATGTATTATATTATTTTCATTATCCAATATAGCCATTTTAAGAGTGTCCGATTGATATTTAATATTTACTACATCTTCTTCTTTTGCACTAAATTCGTATAATTTTCTTACTCCATCAAACTTGTTATAATCACATTTCGTACCATTTTCTGTACTTTCAGGAATAAAACTAACAGTTCTAAAACCTATATCTTGATTTGTAACATCTATTTTTCTTCTAGAAGTTAATAAACTAGTTAATGCTAATAAAGCTATGATAGATATTATGAAGATTTTAATTGGGGCCATCTTAATATATTCCATAGGTTTGAAAAATCTAAAGATTATTATTATAAGTATAAGTGTAATAACTATATAAGACAATTTGAACCTCCTTTATATTAGTTTTGATTCGCCTTTAAATATACACTTTTAGTATACATTAACTGGTAATAAAGTCAATAGATTTATATTTCCTTATTAAAAATCCACATTGATACTTTGAAAATATTATTTTATTCTCTTAACCATAAATTCCTTCTATATAATCTCTAGTCCTTTTATCTTTAGGATTGTTAAATATTTCTTCCGTTTCTCCATATTCTATTAATTCTCCATCTAAGATAAATGCAGTATAATCAGATATCCTTTTAGCTTGAGACAAATTATGGGTGACAATAACTATTGTATACTCTTTAGTAAACCTTAAAAGCATTTCTTCTATATTAGCTGTGTTTTTTATATCTAAAGCTGAACAGGGCTCATCCATTAATAATATTTCTGGTTCTACAGTTAGGGCTCTCGCTATACATAATCTTTGTTGTTGTCCTCCTGAAAGGTTTGTTGCTAGTATATTTAAATCGTTATGGATTTCATCATATAATCCCACCTTTTTAAGATTAGTAATTACTATATTATTTAATTCATCTTTAGCTTTTATGCCATAGTATATAGGAGCATAAGTTAAATTCTTATATACTGAAAATGGAAAAGGTGTTGGTTGTTGAAATACCATACCTATCATTTTCCTTATATCATTTTTCTCGTAATTTAATATATCCCTACTTTTAAATAAAATTTCCCCTATAAAATTTCCACCATTTTCTCCTATCATAAGATTTAATGTATTTAGTAATGTAGATTTACCACAACCTGATGGTCCTATTATAGCTGTTATCTTATTCTTTTTTATATTCATTGATAAATTTTTTATTACTGGTTTATAACCATAACTAATAGATAAATTTTTTATTTCAAGAATATCCATCTATCTATGCTCCTTTCTTTTCCTACTTAGAATTGAAGCAATTATATTTATAATTAGTAAGAGTATTATAAGAACTAAAGCCGTCCCGTAAGATTTTTCAAGGGAAATACCTTCTCCAATTAATACATATAAGTGAAAAGGTAATGCCATTACTGGAGAGGATAAAGATTTTGGTACTGGAGCAAAAATTACAGCTGCTGTTAATATAATTGGTGCAGAAGCACCCATTGCAAACCCACCAGCTAAAGTTATGGCAGAAATTATATCTACCCTACATAAAGGTAGTATAAGCTTCAAAATTGTATAAGCTTTGGGCACCCCTAAGGCATAAGAGGAATTAATTATCCTTTGATCTACTTCATTTAAAGTTTTTTCCACTCTAATTTGAATAAGTGGAAATATCATTATACCTAAAGTTATGCCACCAGATAATAATGATCTACCTAATTTTAAATGCAAAACTAACAATGTGTATCCAAATAACCCCAAAACTATAGATGGAGTTCCGGCCATACATTGAACTATTAAATGTATTATACTATCCATTCTTTTAGAATCACAATAAAAAACTAAGTATATAGAGGTTGCAATAGCCAGAATAGAAGCGAAGATACAGGCTATAATCATAAGAGACAGACTTCCCACAATTGCAGGAAATACTCCACCTTCTGAGCCTAAAGGCATACCTTTTGGTTCACCAAATATAAATTCTTTATTAATAGATTTAAACCCATTTTTAAATATATATATAAATATATAGGCGACAACTATAATCACTATAAGTGCACTTATAGAAACTAATGCCTTAAATATTTTGTCTTTTATATTTTCATTCATATTTATCAATCCCTAAATACATTTAAATATCTATACTTTTTTTAATAAAGTGCAATACTATATTTATAATAAATAGCATTATCATTAAGATAAAACCAGAAGCAAAGAGAGCATGATAATGCAAGCTTCCTACTTCCACCATCCCCATTTCAAGAGCAATAAGAGAAGGGATTGTTTGACACTTTTTCAGCAACTTAGGCATAATTGGGGAATTACCTATAACCATCATAACTGCCATAGTCTCCCCCATCCCCCTACCTAAAGCTAAAACTATAGCTGCTAATATACTTCTTTTACTTTTTGGCATAACTATTTTCCTTATCATATAGGTTTTAGAAACACCCAATGCACTAGAAAGTTGGTTATATTCCTTATAAACTTTTTCCATAGATTCTGCACAAGTAGAAATTATATAAGGAAGCATCATAATGGAAAGAAGCATACCACCAGCTAAAACAGATTCTCCTGAGGGAAATGAAAATTTAGTTTCAAAGGATTTCACTATTACTAGTAGTCCTATAAAGCCATAGACCACAGAGGGTATGCCTGCTAATATGTCTATAATTTCTGTTAAAAGTCTCTTTATCTTTTCATTGGTATAAGTGGACAGTACAATAGCAGTTCCAACCCCTATTGGCAATGATATCAAAATACCTACTAATGATACATAAATTGTGCCTAATATTATTGGTAATATACCTAGTTCATTTGGAGGTCCTAAAGGATTCCAAGTTTTTCCCGTAACAAATTTAAGTATAGAAACTTCCTCAAAGAATATAACACTCTCTTTTAATATAAATAAAACTATAAAAGCAAGAATTAATACAGAAAACAAAGTTAAGAGTTTTATATTAAATACAAATATTTTTTCCTTTAACTTTTTCATATAACCACCCCAAAAAATTCAGGGATATTACCCCCTGAATTTTAGTTTACTGGTACAAAACCCATTTCCTCTATAATTTTTGAACCTTTTTCAGATGTAACCATATCCATAAAGGCTTGTTGTTCTGCAGTTAGTTCACCTTTCTTAACTACTATAAGTGGTCTAGAAATCTTATAGGATCCATCTACAATATGTTCTTTTGTTGCTTCTATGCTATCAACTTTTAAAGGTATTAGTTCTCCTTCATTTTGGTTCACCATACCAAAGGATGCATATCCTATTGCATCTTTGTTTTCAATGATTTTAGTTACTAAAGCACCCATTGAAGGAGCTTGTATAGCATCTTCCCTGACCTCTGTTTCACCCATTATACTATCTTGAAATACTC
This window contains:
- the pstA gene encoding phosphate ABC transporter permease PstA, with the translated sequence MNENIKDKIFKALVSISALIVIIVVAYIFIYIFKNGFKSINKEFIFGEPKGMPLGSEGGVFPAIVGSLSLMIIACIFASILAIATSIYLVFYCDSKRMDSIIHLIVQCMAGTPSIVLGLFGYTLLVLHLKLGRSLLSGGITLGIMIFPLIQIRVEKTLNEVDQRIINSSYALGVPKAYTILKLILPLCRVDIISAITLAGGFAMGASAPIILTAAVIFAPVPKSLSSPVMALPFHLYVLIGEGISLEKSYGTALVLIILLLIINIIASILSRKRKEHR
- a CDS encoding phosphate ABC transporter ATP-binding protein, whose translation is MDILEIKNLSISYGYKPVIKNLSMNIKKNKITAIIGPSGCGKSTLLNTLNLMIGENGGNFIGEILFKSRDILNYEKNDIRKMIGMVFQQPTPFPFSVYKNLTYAPIYYGIKAKDELNNIVITNLKKVGLYDEIHNDLNILATNLSGGQQQRLCIARALTVEPEILLMDEPCSALDIKNTANIEEMLLRFTKEYTIVIVTHNLSQAKRISDYTAFILDGELIEYGETEEIFNNPKDKRTRDYIEGIYG
- the pstC gene encoding phosphate ABC transporter permease subunit PstC — encoded protein: MKKLKEKIFVFNIKLLTLFSVLILAFIVLFILKESVIFFEEVSILKFVTGKTWNPLGPPNELGILPIILGTIYVSLVGILISLPIGVGTAIVLSTYTNEKIKRLLTEIIDILAGIPSVVYGFIGLLVIVKSFETKFSFPSGESVLAGGMLLSIMMLPYIISTCAESMEKVYKEYNQLSSALGVSKTYMIRKIVMPKSKRSILAAIVLALGRGMGETMAVMMVIGNSPIMPKLLKKCQTIPSLIALEMGMVEVGSLHYHALFASGFILMIMLFIINIVLHFIKKSIDI